In one Macaca fascicularis isolate 582-1 chromosome 6, T2T-MFA8v1.1 genomic region, the following are encoded:
- the LOC102120633 gene encoding protocadherin gamma-C5 isoform X2: MGHKTPPQLAGKWQVLCMLSLCCWGWVSGQLRYSVVEESEPGTLVGNVAQDLGLKMTDLLSRRLQLGSEENGRYFSLSLMSGALAVNQKIDRESLCGASTSCLLPVQVVTEHPLELIRVEVEILDLNDNSPSFATHEREMRISESAAPGARFPLDSAQDPDVGTNTVSFYTLSPNSHFSLNVKTLKDGKPFPELVLEQQLDREAQTRHQLVLTAVDGGTPARSGTTLISVIVLDINDNAPTFQSSVLRVGIPENAPIGTLLLRLNATDPDEGTNGQLDYSFGDHTSEAVRNLFGLDPSSGAIHVLGPIDFEESSFYEIHARARDQGQPAMEGHCVIQVDVGDVNDNAPEVLLASLANPVLESTPVGTVVGLFNVRDRDSGRNGEVSLDISPDLPFQIKPSENHYSLLTSQPLDREATSHYTIELLASDAGSPPLHKHLTIRLNISDVNDNAPHFNQQLYTAYILENRPPGSLLCTVAASDPDTGDNARLTYSIVGNQIQGAPASSFVYVNPEDGRVFAQRTFDYELLQMLQIVVGVRDSGSPPLHANTSLHVFVLDENDNAPAVLHPRPGWEHSAPQRLPRSAPPGSLVTKVTAVDADAGHNAWLSYSLLPQSTAPGLFLVSTHTGEVRTARALLEDDSDTQQVVVLVRDNGDPSLSSTATVLLVLEDEDPEEMPKSSDFLKHPPERSDLTLYLIVALATVSLLSLVTFTFLSAKCLQGNADRDGGGGQCCRRQDLPSRDFYKQSSPNLQVSSDGTLKYMEVTLRPTDSQSHCYRTCFSPASDGSDFTFLRPLSVQQPTALALEPDAIRSRSNTLRERSQQAPPNTDWRFSQAQRPGTSGSQNGDDTGTWPNNQFDTEMLQAMILASASEAADGSSTLGGGAGTMGLSARYGPQFTLQHVPDYRQNVYIPGSNATLTNAAGKRDGKAPAGGNGNKKKSGKKEKK, translated from the exons ATGGGGCACAAGACACCCCCACAGCTCGCTGGGAAATGGCAAGTGCTGTGCATGTTGTCCTTGTGCTGCTGGGGCTGGGTGTCTGGGCAGCTTCGTTACTCAGTGGTGGAGGAGTCTGAGCCGGGGACGCTGGTGGGGAATGTTGCTCAGGATCTGGGCTTAAAGATGACAGATCTGTTGAGCCGGCGGCTGCAGTTGGGCTCTGAGGAGAATGGGCGCTATTTTTCCCTGAGCTTGATGAGTGGTGCCCTGGCAGTGAATCAGAAGATTGACCGAGAAAGCCTATGTGGAGCCAGCACCAGCTGCCTGCTGCCAGTGCAGGTGGTGACTGAACACCCCCTGGAGCTAATCCGCGTAGAGGTAGAGATCCTGGATCTCAATGACAACTCTCCTAGCTTTGCTACCCATGAGCGAGAGATGCGCATCTCAGAATCAGCAGCACCTGGGGCACGATTCCCACTGGACAGTGCCCAGGATCCGGATGTGGGCACCAATACCGTGAGCTTTTACACTCTAAGCCCCAATAGCCACTTCTCTCTGAATGTGAAGACCCTAAAAGATGGGAAACCATTCCCAGAGCTGGTGCTAGAGCAGCAGCTGGATCGTGAAGCCCAGACAAGACATCAGCTGGTGCTTACTGCTGTGGATGGGGGGACCCCAGCCCGCTCAGGGACCACCCTTATCTCTGTCATCGTGCTGGACATCAATGATAATGCTCCAACCTTCCAATCCTCAGTTCTACGTGTGGGAATCCCAGAGAATGCACCCATTGGTACTCTGTTGCTCCGCCTCAATGCCACTGATCCAGACGAGGGCACCAATGGCCAACTAGACTATTCTTTTGGAGACCACACATCTGAGGCAGTGAGGAACCTCTTTGGCCTAGATCCTAGCAGTGGGGCAATCCATGTATTGGGTCCCATAGACTTTGAGGAGTCAAGTTTCTATGAAATTCATGCAAGAGCCCGTGACCAGGGACAGCCTGCCATGGAGGGCCACTGTGTGATTCAAGTGGATGTGGGGGATGTCAATGACAATGCTCCAGAAGTGCTATTGGCCTCTTTGGCCAACCCTGTCCTAGAGAGCACACCAGTAGGCACAGTAGTGGGGTTGTTTAATGTGCGAGACCGAGACTCAGGTAGAAATGGTGAAGTGAGCCTTGATATCTCTCCGGACCTGCCATTTCAGATTAAGCCTTCTGAGAACCACTACTCGCTGCTAACCAGCCAGCCTTTGGACCGGGAGGCCACATCCCACTATACCATCGAGCTGCTGGCCAGCGATGCTGGTTCACCTCCCCTGCACAAACATCTCACCATCAGGCTCAACATTTCAGATGTTAATGACAATGCACCCCACTTCAACCAGCAGCTTTACACTGCTTACATCCTAGAAAACCGGCCTCCAGGCTCCCTTCTCTGCACTGTGGCTGCCTCAGATCCAGACACTGGGGATAATGCCCGCCTCACCTACTCCATTGTAGGAAATCAGATTCAGGGAGCCCCAGCCTCCTCTTTCGTGTATGTCAACCCAGAGGATGGACGGGTGTTTGCCCAGCGTACCTTTGACTATGAATTGCTACAGATGCTGCAGATTGTGGTGGGGGTTCGAGACTCCGGCTCTCCCCCATTGCATGCCAACACATCTCTGCATGTGTTTGTCCTGGATGAGAATGATAATGCCCCAGCTGTGCTGCACCCACGGCCAGGCTGGGAACACTCAGCCCCCCAGCGTCTCCCTCGCTCTGCTCCTCCTGGCTCCTTGGTCACCAAGGTGACAGCCGTGGATGCTGATGCAGGCCACAATGCGTGGCTCTCCTACTCACTGTTGCCACAGTCCACAGCCCCAGGACTCTTCCTCGTGTCTACACACACTGGTGAGGTGCGCACAGCCCGGGCCTTACTGGAGGATGACTCTGACACCCAGCAGGTGGTGGTCCTGGTGAGGGACAATGGTGACCCTTCACTCTCCTCCACAGCCACAGTGCTGCTGGTTCTGGAGGATGAGGACCCTGAGGAAATGCCCAAATCCAGTGACTTTCTCAAACACCCTCCTGAGCGTTCAGACCTTACGCTTTACCTCATTGTGGCTCTAGCGACCGTCAGTCTCTTATCCCTAGTCACCTTCACCTTTCTGTCAGCTAAGTGCCTTCAGGGGAACGCAGACAGGGACGGGGGTGGAGGGCAGTGCTGCAGGCGCCAGGACTTACCCTCCCGGGACTTCTATAAGCAGTCCAGCCCCAACCTGCAAGTGAGCTCGGACGGCACGCTCAAGTACATGGAGGTGACGCTGCGGCCCACAGACTCGCAGAGCCACTGCTACAGGACGTGCTTTTCACCGGCCTCGGACGGCAGTGACTTCACTTTTCTAAGACCCCTCAGCGTTCAGCAGCCCACAGCTCTGGCGCTGGAGCCTGACGCCATCCGGTCCCGCTCTAATACACTGCGGGAGCGGAGCCAG CAAGCCCCGCCCAACACGGACTGGCGTTTCTCTCAGGCCCAGAGACCCGGCACCAGCGG CTCCCAAAATGGCGATGACACCGGCACCTGGCCCAACAACCAGTTTGACACAGAGATGCTGCAAGCCATGATCTTGGCCTCCGCCAGTG AAGCCGCTGATGGGAGCTCCACCCTGGGAGGCGGTGCCGGCACCATGGGCTTGAGCGCCCGCTACGGACCCCAGTTCACCCTGCAGCATGTGCCCGACTACCGCCAGAACGTCTACATCCCAGGCAGCAATGCCACACTGACCAATGCAGCTGGCAAGCGGGATGGCAAGGCCCCAGCAGGTGGCAATGGCAACAAGAAGAAGTCGggcaagaaggagaagaagtAA
- the LOC102120633 gene encoding protocadherin gamma-B3 isoform X26 yields the protein MLRKQAPPNTDWRFSQAQRPGTSGSQNGDDTGTWPNNQFDTEMLQAMILASASEAADGSSTLGGGAGTMGLSARYGPQFTLQHVPDYRQNVYIPGSNATLTNAAGKRDGKAPAGGNGNKKKSGKKEKK from the exons CAAGCCCCGCCCAACACGGACTGGCGTTTCTCTCAGGCCCAGAGACCCGGCACCAGCGG CTCCCAAAATGGCGATGACACCGGCACCTGGCCCAACAACCAGTTTGACACAGAGATGCTGCAAGCCATGATCTTGGCCTCCGCCAGTG AAGCCGCTGATGGGAGCTCCACCCTGGGAGGCGGTGCCGGCACCATGGGCTTGAGCGCCCGCTACGGACCCCAGTTCACCCTGCAGCATGTGCCCGACTACCGCCAGAACGTCTACATCCCAGGCAGCAATGCCACACTGACCAATGCAGCTGGCAAGCGGGATGGCAAGGCCCCAGCAGGTGGCAATGGCAACAAGAAGAAGTCGggcaagaaggagaagaagtAA
- the LOC102120633 gene encoding protocadherin gamma-C3 isoform X24, translating into MPSVLEFWLRSSDSGGREEGAISLGKESELAHCDQMKCDLSLGFWYLRPLRPEQAPPNTDWRFSQAQRPGTSGSQNGDDTGTWPNNQFDTEMLQAMILASASEAADGSSTLGGGAGTMGLSARYGPQFTLQHVPDYRQNVYIPGSNATLTNAAGKRDGKAPAGGNGNKKKSGKKEKK; encoded by the exons ATGCCTTCAGTCCTTGAATTTTGGCTCAGGAGTTCTGactctgggggcagggaggaaggggccatttctTTAGGAAAGGAGTCTGAGCTTGCTCACTGTGATCAGATGAAATGTGATTTATCTCTTGGTTTCTGGTACCTCAGACCTCTGAGACCTGAG CAAGCCCCGCCCAACACGGACTGGCGTTTCTCTCAGGCCCAGAGACCCGGCACCAGCGG CTCCCAAAATGGCGATGACACCGGCACCTGGCCCAACAACCAGTTTGACACAGAGATGCTGCAAGCCATGATCTTGGCCTCCGCCAGTG AAGCCGCTGATGGGAGCTCCACCCTGGGAGGCGGTGCCGGCACCATGGGCTTGAGCGCCCGCTACGGACCCCAGTTCACCCTGCAGCATGTGCCCGACTACCGCCAGAACGTCTACATCCCAGGCAGCAATGCCACACTGACCAATGCAGCTGGCAAGCGGGATGGCAAGGCCCCAGCAGGTGGCAATGGCAACAAGAAGAAGTCGggcaagaaggagaagaagtAA
- the LOC102120633 gene encoding protocadherin gamma-B5 isoform X25, whose protein sequence is MVPEAWRSGLQAPPNTDWRFSQAQRPGTSGSQNGDDTGTWPNNQFDTEMLQAMILASASEAADGSSTLGGGAGTMGLSARYGPQFTLQHVPDYRQNVYIPGSNATLTNAAGKRDGKAPAGGNGNKKKSGKKEKK, encoded by the exons CAAGCCCCGCCCAACACGGACTGGCGTTTCTCTCAGGCCCAGAGACCCGGCACCAGCGG CTCCCAAAATGGCGATGACACCGGCACCTGGCCCAACAACCAGTTTGACACAGAGATGCTGCAAGCCATGATCTTGGCCTCCGCCAGTG AAGCCGCTGATGGGAGCTCCACCCTGGGAGGCGGTGCCGGCACCATGGGCTTGAGCGCCCGCTACGGACCCCAGTTCACCCTGCAGCATGTGCCCGACTACCGCCAGAACGTCTACATCCCAGGCAGCAATGCCACACTGACCAATGCAGCTGGCAAGCGGGATGGCAAGGCCCCAGCAGGTGGCAATGGCAACAAGAAGAAGTCGggcaagaaggagaagaagtAA